A region from the Mycolicibacterium litorale genome encodes:
- a CDS encoding alkane 1-monooxygenase, with product MGLIAPTALFVMLPLVWALNDVGWHAAAQAPFWIGPILLYVLLPALDLRFGPDGQNPPDEVMERLENDRYYRYCTYVYLPFQYASVVLGAYLFTAPDLSWLGFDGGLGWPAKVGLALSVGVLGGVGINTAHELGHKRDSLERWLSKITLAQTWYGHFYIEHNRGHHVRVATPEDPASARFGETFWEFLPRSVWGSLRSAWELEAKRLERAGKSRWHWSNDVLNAWAMSVLLWGALIAVFGWGVLPFMLIQAVFGFSLLETVNYLEHYGLLRQKLASGRYERCAPVHSWNSDHIVTNLFLYHLQRHSDHHANPTRRYQTLRSMEGAPNLPSGYASMIALTYFPPLWRKVMDHRVLAHYGGDITRVNIHPRVRDKVLARYAA from the coding sequence ATGGGCCTGATCGCCCCGACCGCGCTGTTCGTGATGCTCCCGCTGGTGTGGGCACTCAACGACGTGGGCTGGCACGCGGCGGCCCAGGCGCCGTTCTGGATCGGCCCGATCCTGCTCTACGTGTTGTTGCCCGCACTCGATCTGCGGTTCGGGCCCGACGGTCAGAACCCGCCCGACGAGGTGATGGAGCGACTGGAGAACGACCGGTACTACCGCTACTGCACCTACGTCTACCTGCCGTTCCAGTACGCCAGCGTCGTCCTCGGCGCCTACCTGTTCACCGCCCCGGATCTGAGCTGGCTCGGGTTCGACGGCGGCCTGGGCTGGCCGGCGAAGGTCGGGCTCGCCCTGTCGGTCGGGGTGCTCGGCGGGGTGGGCATCAACACCGCGCACGAGCTCGGCCACAAGAGGGATTCGCTGGAACGCTGGCTGTCGAAGATCACGCTGGCCCAGACCTGGTACGGCCACTTCTACATCGAGCACAACCGCGGCCACCACGTCCGCGTCGCCACCCCTGAGGATCCGGCGTCGGCGCGGTTCGGGGAGACGTTCTGGGAGTTCCTGCCCCGCAGCGTGTGGGGCAGCCTGCGCTCGGCGTGGGAGCTGGAGGCCAAGCGGCTCGAGCGGGCGGGGAAGAGCAGGTGGCATTGGTCGAACGACGTGCTCAACGCGTGGGCGATGTCGGTCCTGCTGTGGGGTGCGCTGATCGCGGTGTTCGGCTGGGGCGTGCTGCCGTTCATGCTGATCCAGGCCGTGTTCGGGTTCAGCCTGCTCGAGACCGTCAACTACCTCGAGCACTACGGGCTGCTGCGGCAGAAACTCGCCAGCGGCCGCTACGAGCGGTGCGCGCCGGTACACAGCTGGAACTCCGACCACATCGTGACCAATCTGTTCCTCTACCACCTGCAGCGGCACAGCGATCACCACGCCAATCCCACCCGCCGGTACCAGACGCTGCGCAGCATGGAAGGCGCTCCGAACCTGCCCAGCGGATACGCGTCGATGATCGCGCTGACGTACTTCCCGCCGCTGTGGCGCAAGGTGATGGACCATCGGGTGCTCGCGCACTACGGCGGCGACATCACGCGCGTCAACATCCATCCGCGAGTGCGCGACAAGGTGCTGGCGAGGTACGCGGCGTGA
- a CDS encoding rubredoxin, with product MSAYRCPGCGYVYDEARGAPREGFPAGTSWDTVPDDWCCPDCAVREKVDFEPV from the coding sequence GTGAGCGCCTACCGCTGCCCGGGGTGCGGCTACGTCTACGACGAGGCGAGAGGCGCCCCGCGCGAGGGGTTCCCCGCAGGCACCAGCTGGGACACCGTCCCCGACGACTGGTGCTGCCCGGACTGCGCCGTGCGCGAGAAGGTCGATTTCGAACCCGTCTAG
- a CDS encoding rubredoxin: protein MDYKLFVCVQCGFEYDEEKGWPEDGIAPGTRWDDIPDDWSCPDCGAAKSDFEMVEVARG, encoded by the coding sequence ATGGACTACAAACTGTTCGTCTGCGTGCAGTGCGGTTTCGAGTACGACGAGGAGAAGGGCTGGCCGGAGGACGGTATCGCCCCGGGCACCCGGTGGGATGACATCCCGGACGACTGGAGCTGTCCGGACTGCGGCGCGGCCAAGTCGGACTTCGAGATGGTGGAGGTCGCCAGGGGATGA
- a CDS encoding TetR family transcriptional regulator, with product MISPRDRRVPYAEASRVLLRDSILDGMRELLRGRDWSSITLTDVAKAAGISRQTIYNEFGSRQGLAQGYALRLADRLVDAVDDAIEGNVGQVYEAFLEGFRAFFTESAADPLVISLLSGETKPDLLQIITTDSAPIISRCSDRLTSTFQHSWVKASDEDAGILARAIVRLAMSYVSMPPEADHDVAGDLARLMTPFAERYGVIEQS from the coding sequence GTGATCAGCCCGCGCGACCGCCGCGTTCCCTACGCCGAGGCGTCGAGAGTGCTGCTGCGCGACTCGATCCTCGACGGCATGCGCGAACTGCTGCGCGGCCGGGACTGGTCCTCGATCACGCTGACCGACGTCGCCAAGGCCGCCGGCATCAGCCGGCAGACGATCTACAACGAGTTCGGCTCACGCCAGGGGCTCGCCCAGGGTTATGCGCTGCGCCTGGCGGACCGCCTCGTCGACGCCGTCGACGACGCGATCGAGGGCAACGTCGGTCAGGTGTACGAGGCGTTCCTCGAGGGGTTCCGCGCGTTCTTCACCGAGTCGGCCGCCGATCCGCTGGTGATCTCGCTGCTGTCCGGGGAGACCAAGCCCGACCTGTTGCAGATCATCACCACCGACAGCGCCCCGATCATCAGCAGGTGCTCGGACCGGTTGACGTCGACGTTCCAGCACAGCTGGGTCAAGGCCAGCGACGAGGACGCCGGAATCCTGGCCCGCGCCATCGTGCGGCTGGCCATGAGTTACGTCTCCATGCCGCCGGAAGCCGACCACGATGTGGCCGGTGACCTGGCCCGTCTGATGACACCCTTCGCGGAGCGCTACGGTGTCATCGAGCAGAGTTAG
- the ahcY gene encoding adenosylhomocysteinase — protein sequence MTTTEQRLTVDVRNGIEFKVADLSLADFGRKEIRLAEHEMPGLMALRREYHDVQPLKGARISGSLHMTVQTAVLIETLAALGAEVRWASCNIFSTQDHAAAAIVVGPNGTPEEPQGIPVFAWKGETLEEYWWAAEQMLTWPNEPANMILDDGGDATMLVLRGAQFEKAGVVPPADENDSAEYKVFLNLLRERFETDKTKWTKIAESVQGVTEETTTGVLRLYQFEAAGELPFPAINVNDSVTKSKFDNKYGTRHSLIDGINRGTDVLIGGKKVLICGYGDVGKGCAESLAGQGARVQVTEIDPINALQALMDGFDVVTVEQAISQADIVITSTGNKDIITLDHMKAMKDQAILGNIGHFDNEIDMAALERSGATRLNIKPQVDQWTFEDGKSIIVLSEGRLLNLGNATGHPSFVMSNSFSNQVIAQIELWTKNDEYDNAVYRLAKHLDEKVARIHVEALGGTLTKLTKEQAEYINVDVEGPYKPEHYRY from the coding sequence ATGACCACGACTGAGCAGCGACTGACGGTCGATGTCCGCAACGGCATCGAGTTCAAGGTCGCCGACCTGTCCCTGGCCGACTTCGGCCGTAAAGAGATCCGCCTGGCGGAGCACGAGATGCCGGGTCTGATGGCACTGCGCCGCGAATACCACGACGTGCAGCCGCTGAAGGGTGCGCGCATCTCCGGTTCGTTGCACATGACGGTGCAGACCGCGGTGCTCATCGAGACGCTGGCCGCGCTGGGCGCCGAGGTGCGCTGGGCGTCGTGCAACATCTTCTCGACCCAGGACCACGCCGCGGCGGCCATCGTCGTCGGCCCCAACGGCACCCCCGAGGAGCCGCAGGGCATCCCGGTCTTCGCCTGGAAGGGCGAGACGCTGGAGGAGTACTGGTGGGCCGCCGAGCAGATGCTGACCTGGCCGAACGAGCCGGCCAACATGATCCTCGACGACGGTGGCGACGCCACCATGCTGGTGCTGCGCGGTGCGCAGTTCGAGAAGGCCGGCGTGGTGCCGCCCGCCGACGAGAACGACTCCGCGGAGTACAAGGTCTTCCTGAACCTGCTGCGTGAGCGGTTCGAGACCGACAAGACGAAGTGGACGAAGATCGCCGAGTCGGTCCAGGGTGTCACCGAGGAGACCACCACCGGCGTGCTGCGGCTGTACCAGTTCGAGGCCGCAGGCGAGCTGCCTTTCCCGGCGATCAACGTCAACGACTCGGTCACCAAGAGCAAGTTCGACAACAAGTACGGCACCCGCCATTCGCTGATCGACGGCATCAACCGTGGCACCGACGTGCTCATCGGCGGTAAGAAGGTGCTGATCTGCGGTTACGGCGACGTGGGCAAGGGCTGCGCGGAGTCGCTGGCCGGCCAGGGCGCGCGTGTGCAGGTCACCGAGATCGACCCGATCAACGCGCTGCAGGCGCTGATGGACGGCTTCGACGTGGTGACCGTCGAGCAGGCGATCTCTCAGGCCGACATCGTCATCACGTCGACGGGCAACAAGGACATCATCACCCTCGACCACATGAAGGCGATGAAGGATCAGGCGATCCTGGGCAATATCGGCCACTTCGACAACGAGATCGACATGGCCGCCCTCGAGCGGTCCGGTGCCACGCGGCTCAACATCAAGCCGCAGGTCGACCAGTGGACCTTCGAGGACGGCAAGTCGATCATCGTGCTCAGCGAGGGTCGTCTGCTGAACCTGGGCAACGCGACCGGTCACCCCTCGTTCGTCATGAGCAACAGCTTCTCGAACCAGGTGATCGCGCAGATCGAGCTGTGGACCAAGAACGACGAGTACGACAACGCCGTGTACCGGCTGGCCAAGCACCTCGACGAGAAGGTGGCGCGCATCCACGTCGAGGCGCTCGGCGGCACGCTGACCAAGCTCACCAAGGAGCAGGCGGAGTACATCAACGTCGACGTCGAGGGTCCGTACAAGCCGGAGCACTACCGGTACTAG
- a CDS encoding lipase family protein gives MFVVAVIAGAPAAADDPTIDDHHPYFNEDEYQAFYTPPDPLPSGAAGDLIRTEPSRLVLEPSGALGMIMADGTRIMYRSNDARGNPVAVTGTYFEPHNPWPFGGARPLLVYGPGTQGQGDQCAPSRQFNQGIHWSPYLDIAFNYEELFIATMVARGFAIVMTDYEGLGTPGLHTYVSRVSQGHAMLDAARAAKKLPGTSLEPNGPVAFWGYSQGGGAAASAAEMAGQYAPEIDVVGTYAGAPPADLKALFPFADGSMLVGVVGYALNSVMTAYPEHEAAIRATLTPRGADMLFKVQDQCIAETISKFMFRHLQPYFNQDIHQLVEREPFKGLFEEQKLGRSKPNAPVLINANRFDPLVPWAPAMQLGRDWCAQGADVEARTNEQPPFLNKAVINHAMPMLVDGEPAMQWIADRFKGVPTAPNCGRF, from the coding sequence CTGTTCGTCGTCGCCGTCATCGCGGGCGCCCCCGCCGCCGCTGACGATCCGACGATCGACGACCACCACCCGTACTTCAACGAAGACGAATACCAGGCGTTCTACACCCCGCCCGACCCGCTGCCGTCGGGCGCTGCCGGGGACCTGATCCGCACGGAACCGTCGCGCCTGGTGCTCGAACCGTCCGGCGCGCTCGGCATGATCATGGCCGACGGGACGCGGATCATGTACCGCAGCAACGACGCTCGCGGCAATCCGGTCGCCGTCACCGGCACGTACTTCGAACCGCACAACCCGTGGCCGTTCGGTGGTGCGCGTCCGCTGCTCGTCTACGGTCCCGGAACCCAGGGGCAGGGCGACCAGTGCGCACCGTCGCGCCAGTTCAACCAGGGCATCCACTGGTCGCCGTATCTCGACATCGCGTTCAACTACGAGGAGTTGTTCATCGCGACGATGGTCGCCCGCGGCTTCGCGATCGTGATGACCGACTACGAAGGTCTCGGCACGCCCGGCCTGCACACCTACGTCAGCCGGGTCTCTCAGGGGCACGCCATGCTCGACGCCGCCCGAGCGGCGAAGAAGTTGCCCGGCACCTCGCTGGAACCGAACGGTCCCGTGGCGTTCTGGGGGTACTCGCAGGGCGGCGGAGCGGCCGCGTCGGCTGCCGAAATGGCAGGGCAGTACGCGCCGGAGATCGATGTCGTCGGCACGTACGCGGGCGCGCCGCCGGCCGATCTGAAGGCGTTGTTCCCGTTCGCCGACGGCAGCATGCTCGTCGGGGTCGTCGGATACGCGTTGAACTCGGTGATGACGGCCTACCCGGAACACGAGGCCGCGATCCGGGCGACGCTCACCCCGCGTGGTGCCGACATGCTGTTCAAGGTGCAGGACCAGTGCATCGCGGAGACGATTTCGAAGTTCATGTTCCGGCACCTGCAGCCTTACTTCAACCAAGACATCCACCAGCTCGTCGAGCGGGAGCCGTTCAAGGGGTTGTTCGAGGAACAGAAGCTGGGACGGTCCAAGCCCAACGCTCCGGTGTTGATCAACGCCAACCGATTCGATCCACTGGTGCCGTGGGCGCCGGCGATGCAACTCGGCCGCGACTGGTGCGCGCAGGGCGCCGACGTCGAGGCCCGCACCAACGAACAACCGCCGTTTTTGAACAAGGCCGTGATCAACCATGCGATGCCGATGCTCGTCGACGGCGAACCGGCGATGCAGTGGATCGCCGACCGCTTCAAGGGAGTGCCGACGGCACCGAACTGTGGGCGCTTCTGA
- a CDS encoding ANTAR domain-containing protein: MADMRIGDEQTFSETALIAPINLISHATVSSAVAKLQDDHGITDADTAFRALLTVSQRYDVKLRHLSAAVLSMEPASATVKSAPAPALSFSLRGRGDLPKRADVLNDLLTAAVDLFSAPAGAVQLRDTMHGGLCIESHAGLPEQFRHHFSYVEDAGSAAAHATAHCEVVRVDDVAISPLYSFSDMEVLASCGVQAELAVPMCDEDGRNRGAVTVMFDSRRPRIDPFSVEMLHGHADSCAQWLRWYDSTVMPKLVGAVHDVSAALVAEAGAVSA; this comes from the coding sequence ATGGCCGACATGCGTATCGGTGACGAGCAGACCTTCAGCGAGACGGCGCTCATCGCGCCGATCAACCTGATCTCGCACGCGACCGTGAGCAGTGCAGTCGCCAAGCTGCAGGATGATCACGGAATCACCGACGCGGACACGGCTTTTCGGGCTCTCCTGACCGTCTCGCAGCGCTACGACGTGAAACTGCGGCACCTGTCGGCGGCGGTGCTGTCGATGGAGCCGGCGAGCGCCACCGTCAAGAGTGCACCGGCGCCGGCGCTGTCGTTCTCCCTGCGCGGCCGCGGCGACCTGCCCAAGCGGGCGGATGTGCTCAACGATCTGCTCACCGCCGCGGTCGACCTCTTCTCCGCGCCCGCGGGTGCGGTGCAGTTGCGCGACACCATGCACGGCGGGCTGTGCATCGAAAGCCACGCCGGTCTGCCCGAACAGTTCCGCCACCACTTCAGCTACGTGGAGGATGCCGGCTCGGCCGCCGCGCACGCCACCGCGCACTGCGAGGTCGTACGGGTCGACGATGTCGCCATCTCGCCCCTGTACAGCTTCTCCGACATGGAAGTCCTTGCGTCCTGCGGGGTTCAGGCCGAGCTCGCGGTCCCCATGTGCGACGAGGACGGCCGCAACCGGGGCGCGGTGACGGTGATGTTCGATTCGCGGCGGCCCCGCATCGACCCGTTCTCCGTCGAGATGCTGCACGGCCACGCCGATTCCTGCGCGCAGTGGCTGCGGTGGTACGACAGCACGGTGATGCCGAAGCTGGTCGGCGCGGTGCACGATGTCTCGGCGGCGCTGGTCGCCGAGGCGGGCGCGGTCTCGGCGTAG